A window of the Myxococcus fulvus genome harbors these coding sequences:
- the ftsZ gene encoding cell division protein FtsZ, which translates to MDQFDQNKQAAKIRVVGAGGAGCNAVNTMIMSKLDRVDFIAANTDIQALAASKAPTRLQLGQTLTKGLGAGANPEMGREAALESRDQIAAVLEGADMVFVTAGMGGGTGTGAAPIIADIAKSLGCLTVGVVTKPFLFEGNKRRKQAEQGIVELKAAVDTLITIPNQRLLSLSNEPMPLLETFKRADEVLLNAVQGISDLIQYHGYINVDFADVKTIMSDKGLALMGTGNSSGDKRALTAMQQAISSPLLEDVSIDGATGLLINITGGRDMTLQEVNEALTLVHDAADSEAEIIFGSLIDENIQDEVKITIIATGFVHRDAPKVRNVAPVVQVPLSRSPQQSVLIGAREEVASLVPAKGSAPRPLAPVESSKSISNRTSVVKESALPLDEDQFDIPTFLRRQGQTELP; encoded by the coding sequence ATGGACCAGTTCGATCAGAACAAGCAGGCCGCCAAGATTCGGGTCGTCGGGGCAGGTGGGGCAGGCTGCAACGCGGTCAACACGATGATCATGTCCAAGCTGGACCGCGTGGACTTCATCGCCGCCAACACCGATATCCAGGCGCTCGCCGCCAGCAAGGCGCCCACGCGGCTGCAGCTGGGGCAGACGCTGACCAAGGGTCTGGGCGCCGGCGCCAATCCGGAGATGGGGCGCGAGGCCGCGCTGGAGTCGAGGGACCAGATTGCCGCGGTGCTCGAGGGCGCCGACATGGTCTTCGTGACGGCGGGGATGGGCGGCGGCACCGGCACGGGCGCGGCGCCCATCATCGCGGACATCGCCAAGAGCCTGGGTTGCCTCACGGTGGGCGTCGTCACCAAGCCCTTCCTCTTCGAGGGCAACAAGCGTCGCAAGCAGGCCGAGCAGGGCATCGTGGAGCTCAAGGCCGCGGTGGACACGCTCATCACGATTCCGAACCAGCGGCTGCTGTCGCTCTCCAACGAGCCGATGCCGCTGCTAGAGACCTTCAAGCGCGCGGACGAGGTGCTGCTGAACGCCGTGCAGGGCATCAGCGACCTCATCCAGTACCACGGCTACATCAACGTCGACTTCGCCGACGTGAAGACCATCATGAGCGACAAGGGCCTGGCGCTCATGGGCACGGGCAACTCGTCCGGTGACAAGCGCGCGCTGACGGCCATGCAGCAGGCCATCTCCAGCCCGCTGCTCGAGGATGTCTCCATCGACGGCGCCACGGGCCTGCTCATCAACATCACGGGCGGCCGGGACATGACGCTCCAGGAGGTCAACGAGGCGTTGACCCTGGTGCACGACGCGGCCGACAGCGAGGCGGAGATCATCTTCGGCTCGCTCATCGACGAGAACATCCAGGACGAGGTGAAGATCACCATCATCGCGACGGGCTTCGTGCACCGCGATGCGCCCAAGGTCCGCAACGTGGCGCCCGTGGTGCAGGTACCGCTCTCCCGTTCGCCGCAGCAGTCGGTGCTGATTGGCGCGCGCGAGGAGGTGGCCAGCCTGGTCCCCGCGAAGGGCAGCGCGCCGCGTCCGCTCGCCCCGGTGGAGTCGAGCAAGAGCATCAGCAACCGCACGTCCGTGGTGAAGGAGTCGGCGCTGCCTCTGGACGAGGACCAGTTCGACATCCCCACGTTCCTGCGTCGGCAGGGCCAGACGGAGCTGCCGTAG
- the agmC gene encoding adventurous gliding motility protein AgmC, producing MPVVGLLALLCAALAAPAAHAEPDRFHLGNGTTALTVSVPNTVINTYTRVTAAVPVGQNFVTVASSTGFAVGNLVMVYQAAGLTAPASGNQTPIDMSAAANAPVGRWEFARIQALTATRLTFSAPLTVAFAANTGTQAIRVPEYTTVTVNASGSIVAAPWDGTTGGVLIFLATGAVTNNGAIHADGRGFRGGIFWNGSGDGCTGINQNYPGGAQKGEGVVLTAYDNADPFVTGSSGYGNIANGAGGGICHNSGGGGGGGAGAGGKGGRTWSGDEPPSRDVGGRGGTRMDYSPVSTLLFGGGGGAGHSNDDFGGGGSAAGGIVYIRAASIGGTGRISSNGIAGENARDDANDAAGGGGSGGTVSLRVTGNLSCNNNLVTANGGNGGSTTFAEHGTGGGGGGGRILFQGATVACAATVTGGLPGTQPTATAPDGLTYGAIVGGVGVINTLPGAFVTPSAPVVVTPANGSVTGVRPPISGTATPNSSVVISVDGVVLATVQANALGEFTYTPTVDLAVGAHTVNAVSVLNGATSVVSNTNTFTVQSALPPPVISTPANGAVLLASPTQITGTASGGATMVDLTINGTTYANIPVTSGTWTFTVPGTLADGVYNLSARSRDTTRTSTATTSTFTVDTQTAVAVTTPAEGAVLTNPVVTYSGTGEPGATVTVVVDGVTVGTVTVGAGGTWSVPVATPLVDGPHTVTATAEDAQGHTATDTNTFTVDSTTSVAVTTPAEGAVLTNPVVTYSGTGEPGATVTVVVDGTTVGTVTVGAGGTWSVPVAAPLADGPHTVTATAQDVSGNTATDSNTFVVDSGTSVAVTSPAEGAVLTNATVTYSGTGEPGATVTVVVDGVTVGTVTVGAGGTWSVPVATPLADGPHTVTATATDTNGNTATDTNTFTVDATTSVAVTTPAEGAVLTNPVVTYSGTAEPGATVTVSVDGTVIDTVTAGPDGSWSLPVATPLDDGSHTVSVTATDTSGNTATDSNTFTVDTGTNVAVTTPAEGAVLTTGTVTYSGTAEPGAEVTVSVDGNTVGTVTADPSGNWSIPGNSSLADGSHTVTATAEDAQGHTATDSNTFTVDTSTRVAITTPGEGAVVNTAEVTYTGTAEPGAEVTVTVDGTVVGTVTADPSGNWSIPGNSSLADGPHTVSVTAEDEHGHTATDTHTFTVNTSTTVEITTPADGAVLDNGVVTYSGTGEPGATVTVVVDGNTVGTVTVSAGGTWSVPVAATLADGSHTVTATAEDDEGNTATDTNTFTVDTATNVAITTPAEGAVLDDGVVTYSGTGEVGATVTVVVDGVTVGTATVGAGGTWSLPVATPLADGSHTVTATAEDAQGNTATDTNTFTVDAETSVAITTPAEGAVLTTGTVTYSGTGEPGATVTVVVDGTTVGTVTVGVDGTWSVPVSTPLVDGPHSVTATAEDTNGNTATDTNTFTVDTVPDTRITASPPASSGSATADFSFETVVADPNATFECAIDGGAFTPCTSPTQFTGLAEGEHTFQVRAVDADGDVDPTPASFTWTIGLDSDGDGLTDSDEIARGTDPNNPDTDGDGISDGIEVNTGGTDPLDDDSDDDGVLDGNEDKDHDGIVDPDETDPNKADTDGDGLQDGTELGITEPQGTDTDATVFIPDADPTTTTDPLNRDTDGGSVFDGNEDANHNGRVDPGETDPNVAADDLDSDLDGVPDAREIELGMDPHDADSDDDGVPDGEDGLTDTDGDGIIDALDPDSDNDGLNDGTERGVTRETAGPGTNLDSPNFVPDADPTTTTDPKKPDTDGDGLRDGEEDKNHDGRRDATETDPNDADSDDDELSDGVEVKGSNATDPLNPDTDDDGLRDGQEDANHNGGLDNGETNPNDADTDRGGASDGDEVKGGSNPLDGNDDFIVVGRGCSTGGAGTFAPLALLLLALPLFGRLRRSSRAVAAGVAGGLVLAGTLVAQPAHAQVTPPRGASQSIDVQRYKPGPGAEDILGLHSARVQRHLGLNLGLSLNYASKPLNFLDPRSDRFITAVVSRQVGIDLMGAVGLFDRFEIGVVLPVTIQGSDPAPQVDPTLADGVSSGGIGDLRLVPKARIIDGEDFGLALAVPVVLPTAGGNDFLGGSGVAVQPKLVAEYGQRVRFAANVGVDLREKQVLRNVTAGNAFTYGLGTEIPFTLGRVPLAAEATVIGAIGLDEQDTEESPLELLAALKYRSAKGFSAHLGGGPGLTRGYGTPGYRLLAGFSFSPPPSPKPTAPPPPVDTDGDGIYDPDDRCPTQPEDKDGFEDADGCPDPDNDQDGILDGDDKCVNEPETKNGFEDEDGCPDVAPPVDTDGDGIFDPDDRCPNQPEDKDGFQDTDGCPDPDNDRDGIPDVADKCPLEPETINGFQDEDGCPDKGKVKVQVDGERILILEKVYFATGKDIILPRSFPLLKQVAAVLRANPQVELLRIEGHTDDQGNDAANLDLSRRRAANVRAFLVKEGIDAGRLESQGFGETKPVDTNKTAKGRENNRRVEFNILRVGKVEVERESP from the coding sequence TTGCCCGTCGTCGGTCTGCTGGCGCTCCTGTGTGCCGCGCTGGCGGCGCCCGCGGCTCACGCGGAGCCCGACCGCTTCCATCTCGGTAACGGCACGACGGCCCTGACGGTCAGCGTCCCCAATACCGTCATCAACACCTATACGCGGGTGACGGCGGCGGTCCCGGTCGGACAGAACTTCGTCACGGTCGCGTCCTCCACCGGCTTCGCCGTGGGCAACCTGGTGATGGTGTACCAGGCGGCCGGCCTCACGGCGCCGGCTTCTGGCAACCAGACGCCCATCGACATGAGCGCGGCGGCGAACGCCCCCGTGGGGCGGTGGGAGTTCGCGCGCATCCAGGCGCTCACTGCGACGCGACTGACCTTCTCGGCCCCGTTGACGGTGGCCTTCGCCGCGAACACGGGCACCCAGGCCATCCGCGTCCCCGAGTACACCACGGTGACGGTGAATGCCTCCGGCTCGATTGTCGCGGCGCCCTGGGATGGCACCACGGGTGGCGTGCTCATCTTCCTGGCCACGGGAGCGGTGACCAACAACGGCGCCATCCACGCGGATGGCCGCGGCTTCCGCGGTGGCATCTTCTGGAACGGCTCGGGTGACGGCTGCACCGGCATCAACCAGAACTATCCTGGGGGCGCGCAGAAGGGCGAGGGCGTGGTGTTGACGGCGTACGACAACGCCGACCCGTTCGTCACGGGCTCCTCGGGCTACGGCAACATCGCCAACGGTGCCGGCGGTGGCATCTGCCACAACTCGGGTGGCGGTGGTGGTGGCGGCGCGGGTGCGGGCGGCAAGGGCGGCCGGACGTGGAGCGGTGACGAGCCTCCCTCTCGCGACGTCGGCGGTCGCGGCGGTACCCGCATGGATTACTCGCCCGTGAGCACGCTCCTGTTCGGCGGTGGCGGCGGCGCGGGTCACAGCAACGACGACTTCGGCGGTGGTGGCAGCGCGGCGGGCGGCATCGTGTACATCCGCGCGGCGTCCATCGGTGGCACCGGGCGGATTTCGTCCAACGGCATCGCGGGTGAGAACGCCCGGGATGACGCCAACGACGCGGCGGGTGGCGGTGGCTCCGGCGGCACGGTCTCCCTGCGCGTCACCGGGAATCTGAGCTGCAACAACAACCTCGTCACGGCCAACGGCGGCAACGGTGGCAGCACCACCTTCGCCGAGCACGGCACGGGCGGTGGCGGCGGCGGCGGCCGCATCCTGTTCCAGGGCGCCACCGTGGCCTGCGCGGCGACCGTCACGGGTGGTCTCCCGGGCACGCAGCCCACGGCCACGGCTCCGGACGGTCTGACGTACGGCGCCATCGTGGGCGGCGTGGGTGTCATCAACACGCTCCCCGGCGCCTTCGTGACTCCGTCGGCTCCGGTGGTGGTGACGCCGGCCAACGGCTCCGTCACGGGCGTGCGTCCTCCCATCTCGGGCACCGCGACGCCGAACTCCTCGGTCGTCATCTCCGTCGACGGTGTGGTGCTGGCCACCGTCCAGGCGAATGCCTTGGGCGAGTTCACGTACACGCCGACCGTGGACCTGGCGGTGGGAGCCCACACGGTGAACGCGGTGTCCGTGCTGAACGGCGCCACGAGCGTGGTGAGCAACACCAACACCTTCACGGTGCAGAGCGCCCTGCCTCCTCCGGTCATCTCCACGCCGGCCAACGGCGCGGTGCTCCTCGCGTCTCCGACGCAGATCACGGGCACGGCGTCCGGTGGTGCCACGATGGTCGACCTGACCATCAACGGCACCACGTACGCGAACATCCCCGTCACCAGCGGCACCTGGACCTTCACGGTGCCCGGCACGCTGGCGGATGGTGTCTACAACCTGTCGGCCAGGTCTCGCGACACGACGCGCACCAGCACGGCGACGACCTCGACCTTCACGGTTGACACGCAGACGGCGGTCGCCGTCACGACGCCCGCCGAGGGCGCGGTGCTGACGAACCCGGTGGTGACGTACTCCGGCACGGGTGAGCCGGGCGCCACGGTGACGGTGGTGGTGGATGGCGTCACGGTGGGCACGGTGACGGTGGGCGCGGGCGGCACGTGGTCGGTGCCGGTGGCCACGCCGCTGGTCGACGGTCCGCACACGGTGACGGCCACGGCCGAGGACGCGCAGGGCCACACCGCCACGGACACGAACACCTTCACGGTGGATTCGACGACGTCGGTGGCCGTGACGACGCCCGCCGAGGGCGCGGTGCTGACGAACCCGGTGGTGACGTACTCCGGCACCGGCGAGCCGGGCGCCACGGTGACGGTGGTGGTGGACGGCACCACGGTGGGTACGGTGACGGTGGGCGCGGGCGGCACGTGGTCGGTGCCGGTGGCCGCGCCGCTGGCAGACGGTCCGCACACGGTGACCGCCACGGCGCAGGATGTCAGTGGCAACACGGCCACGGACTCGAACACGTTCGTGGTGGACTCCGGCACGTCGGTCGCCGTCACCTCGCCCGCCGAGGGCGCGGTGCTGACGAACGCGACGGTGACGTACTCCGGCACGGGTGAGCCGGGCGCCACGGTGACGGTGGTGGTGGATGGCGTCACGGTGGGCACGGTGACGGTGGGCGCGGGCGGCACGTGGTCGGTGCCGGTGGCCACGCCGCTGGCCGACGGTCCGCACACGGTGACGGCCACGGCGACGGACACGAACGGCAACACGGCGACGGACACGAACACCTTCACGGTGGACGCGACGACGTCGGTGGCCGTGACGACGCCCGCCGAGGGCGCGGTGCTGACGAACCCGGTGGTGACGTACTCGGGTACCGCCGAGCCCGGCGCCACGGTGACGGTGAGCGTGGACGGCACCGTCATCGACACGGTGACGGCGGGGCCGGATGGCAGCTGGTCGCTGCCGGTGGCCACGCCGCTGGATGACGGCTCGCACACGGTGAGCGTCACGGCGACGGACACGAGCGGCAACACGGCGACGGACTCGAACACCTTCACGGTGGACACGGGCACCAACGTGGCCGTGACGACGCCCGCGGAGGGCGCGGTGCTCACCACGGGCACGGTGACCTACTCCGGTACGGCCGAGCCGGGCGCCGAGGTGACGGTGAGCGTGGACGGCAACACGGTGGGCACGGTGACGGCGGACCCGTCTGGCAACTGGAGCATCCCGGGCAACTCGTCGCTGGCGGATGGCTCGCACACGGTGACGGCCACGGCCGAGGACGCGCAGGGCCACACCGCCACGGACTCGAACACCTTCACGGTGGACACCAGCACCCGCGTGGCCATCACCACGCCCGGCGAGGGCGCGGTGGTGAACACCGCCGAGGTGACGTACACGGGCACGGCCGAGCCGGGCGCCGAGGTGACGGTGACGGTGGACGGCACCGTCGTCGGCACGGTGACGGCGGACCCGTCTGGCAACTGGAGCATCCCGGGCAACTCGTCGCTGGCGGATGGTCCCCACACGGTGTCGGTCACCGCGGAGGATGAGCACGGCCACACCGCGACGGACACGCACACCTTCACGGTGAACACCAGCACCACGGTCGAAATCACCACGCCCGCGGACGGCGCGGTGCTCGACAACGGCGTCGTCACGTACTCCGGTACGGGCGAGCCGGGCGCCACGGTGACGGTGGTGGTGGACGGCAACACGGTGGGCACGGTGACGGTGAGCGCGGGCGGCACCTGGTCGGTGCCGGTCGCCGCGACGCTGGCGGACGGCTCGCACACGGTGACGGCCACCGCGGAGGACGACGAGGGCAACACCGCCACGGACACGAACACCTTCACGGTGGACACGGCCACCAACGTGGCCATCACCACGCCCGCCGAGGGCGCGGTGCTCGATGACGGTGTCGTCACGTACTCCGGTACGGGCGAGGTCGGCGCCACGGTGACGGTGGTGGTCGACGGCGTCACGGTGGGCACGGCGACGGTGGGCGCGGGCGGCACCTGGTCGCTGCCGGTGGCCACGCCGCTGGCGGACGGTTCGCACACGGTGACGGCCACGGCGGAGGACGCGCAGGGCAACACCGCGACGGACACGAACACCTTCACGGTGGACGCGGAGACGTCGGTGGCCATCACCACGCCCGCCGAGGGCGCGGTGCTCACCACGGGCACGGTGACCTACTCGGGGACGGGTGAGCCGGGCGCCACGGTGACGGTGGTGGTGGACGGCACCACGGTGGGCACGGTGACGGTGGGCGTGGACGGCACCTGGTCGGTGCCGGTGTCGACGCCGCTGGTCGACGGGCCCCACTCGGTGACGGCCACGGCGGAGGACACCAACGGCAACACCGCCACGGACACGAACACCTTCACGGTGGACACGGTCCCCGACACGCGCATCACCGCGAGCCCGCCCGCGAGCTCCGGCAGCGCCACCGCGGACTTCAGCTTCGAGACGGTGGTGGCCGACCCGAACGCGACGTTCGAGTGCGCCATCGACGGCGGTGCGTTCACGCCCTGCACCAGCCCCACGCAGTTCACGGGCCTGGCGGAAGGGGAGCACACCTTCCAGGTGCGCGCGGTGGACGCGGACGGCGACGTGGACCCCACGCCGGCGAGCTTCACGTGGACCATCGGCCTGGACTCGGATGGCGACGGCCTGACGGACTCGGACGAGATTGCTCGCGGCACGGACCCGAACAACCCGGACACGGACGGCGACGGCATCTCCGACGGCATCGAGGTGAACACCGGCGGGACGGACCCGCTGGACGACGACTCGGATGACGACGGTGTGCTCGACGGCAACGAGGACAAGGACCACGACGGCATCGTCGACCCGGACGAGACAGACCCGAACAAGGCGGACACGGACGGCGACGGGCTGCAGGACGGCACGGAGCTGGGCATCACCGAGCCCCAGGGCACGGACACGGATGCGACGGTGTTCATCCCGGACGCGGACCCGACGACGACGACGGACCCGCTCAACCGGGACACCGACGGCGGCAGCGTGTTCGACGGCAACGAGGACGCCAACCACAACGGCCGCGTCGACCCGGGCGAGACGGACCCGAACGTGGCCGCGGACGACCTGGACTCCGACCTGGACGGCGTCCCCGACGCGCGCGAAATCGAGCTGGGCATGGACCCGCATGACGCGGACTCCGACGACGACGGCGTGCCCGACGGCGAGGACGGCCTCACCGACACGGATGGGGACGGCATCATCGACGCGCTCGACCCGGACAGCGACAACGACGGGCTGAATGACGGCACCGAGCGCGGCGTGACGCGCGAGACGGCCGGCCCGGGCACCAACCTCGACTCGCCGAACTTCGTGCCGGACGCGGACCCCACCACCACCACCGACCCGAAGAAGCCGGACACGGATGGTGACGGCCTGCGCGATGGCGAGGAGGACAAGAACCACGACGGCCGCCGTGACGCCACGGAGACCGACCCGAACGACGCCGACTCGGATGATGACGAGCTGAGCGACGGCGTGGAGGTGAAGGGCTCCAACGCCACCGACCCGCTGAACCCGGACACGGACGACGACGGCCTGCGCGACGGCCAGGAGGACGCCAACCACAACGGCGGCCTCGACAACGGAGAGACGAACCCGAACGACGCCGACACCGACCGCGGTGGGGCGAGCGACGGTGACGAGGTCAAGGGCGGCTCCAACCCGCTCGATGGCAACGACGACTTCATCGTGGTGGGTCGTGGTTGCAGCACGGGCGGCGCGGGCACCTTCGCTCCGCTGGCGCTGCTGCTGCTCGCGCTGCCCCTGTTCGGTCGCCTCCGCCGCTCGTCGCGGGCGGTGGCGGCGGGTGTCGCCGGAGGCCTGGTCCTCGCGGGGACGCTCGTGGCCCAGCCTGCCCACGCGCAGGTGACGCCGCCCAGGGGCGCGTCGCAGTCCATCGACGTGCAGCGCTACAAGCCGGGCCCGGGCGCCGAGGACATCCTCGGTCTGCACAGCGCCCGCGTGCAGCGCCACCTGGGCCTCAACCTGGGCCTGTCGCTCAACTACGCCAGCAAGCCGCTCAACTTCCTGGACCCGCGCTCGGACCGGTTCATCACCGCGGTGGTGAGCCGACAGGTGGGCATCGACCTGATGGGCGCGGTGGGTCTGTTCGACCGCTTCGAAATCGGCGTGGTGCTGCCGGTGACCATCCAGGGCTCAGACCCGGCGCCGCAGGTGGACCCCACGCTGGCGGACGGCGTGAGCTCCGGTGGCATCGGTGACCTGCGGCTGGTGCCGAAGGCGCGCATCATCGACGGGGAGGACTTCGGGCTCGCGCTGGCGGTGCCGGTGGTGCTCCCCACGGCGGGCGGCAACGACTTCCTCGGAGGCTCGGGGGTGGCGGTGCAGCCGAAGCTGGTGGCCGAGTACGGGCAGCGGGTCCGCTTCGCCGCCAACGTCGGCGTGGACCTGCGCGAGAAGCAGGTGCTGCGCAACGTGACGGCGGGCAACGCCTTCACGTACGGCCTGGGCACGGAGATTCCCTTCACGCTGGGCCGCGTCCCGCTCGCCGCCGAGGCGACGGTGATTGGCGCCATCGGCCTGGACGAGCAGGACACGGAGGAGAGCCCGCTGGAGCTCCTGGCCGCGCTGAAGTACCGCTCGGCGAAGGGTTTCTCGGCGCACCTCGGCGGTGGCCCGGGCCTCACCCGCGGCTACGGCACGCCCGGCTACCGGCTGCTGGCGGGCTTCAGCTTCAGCCCGCCGCCGTCGCCCAAGCCGACGGCGCCGCCTCCGCCCGTGGACACGGATGGTGACGGCATCTACGACCCGGACGACCGCTGCCCCACGCAGCCCGAGGACAAGGACGGCTTCGAGGACGCGGACGGCTGCCCGGACCCGGACAACGACCAGGACGGCATCCTCGACGGCGACGACAAGTGCGTGAACGAGCCGGAGACGAAGAACGGCTTCGAGGACGAGGACGGCTGCCCCGACGTGGCGCCGCCGGTGGACACGGATGGCGACGGCATCTTCGACCCGGATGACCGCTGCCCGAACCAGCCCGAGGACAAGGACGGCTTCCAGGACACGGACGGCTGCCCGGACCCGGACAACGACAGGGACGGCATCCCGGACGTGGCGGACAAGTGCCCGCTGGAGCCGGAGACCATCAACGGCTTCCAGGACGAGGACGGCTGCCCCGACAAGGGCAAGGTGAAGGTCCAGGTGGATGGCGAGCGCATCCTCATCCTGGAGAAGGTCTACTTCGCCACGGGCAAGGACATCATCCTGCCGCGCAGCTTCCCGCTGCTGAAGCAGGTGGCCGCGGTGCTCCGCGCCAACCCGCAGGTGGAGCTGCTGCGAATCGAAGGCCACACGGATGACCAGGGCAACGACGCGGCCAACCTGGACCTGTCGCGCCGCCGCGCCGCCAACGTCCGCGCGTTCCTGGTGAAGGAGGGCATCGACGCCGGCCGCCTGGAGTCGCAGGGCTTCGGCGAGACGAAGCCGGTGGACACCAACAAGACGGCGAAGGGCCGCGAGAACAACCGCCGCGTGGAGTTCAACATCCTGCGCGTCGGCAAGGTCGAGGTGGAGCGCGAGAGCCCCTGA
- the ftsA gene encoding cell division protein FtsA has protein sequence MAKQKSGEIIVGLDIGTTKICAIVGELTDSGIDIIGIGTHPSKGLRKGVVVNIEATVSSIRRAIEEAELMAGAEISHVYTGIAGGHIKGFNSQGIVAVKDKEVREADIARVIDAAKAVAIPLDREVIHVLPQEFIIDDQGGIKEPLGMAGVRLEAKVHIVTGAVSSAQNIVKCANRTGLNVSDIVLQPLASAEAVLGEDEKELGVCLVDIGGGTTDIAIFSGGSIVHTAVIALGGNNLTSDIAIGLRTPAHEAERIKQKYGCALASLINKDDTIEVPSVGGRQPRVLGRQILCEILEPRVEEIFQLVHREIQKCGYEDLLASGVVITGGSTLLAGMPELAEEVLGLPVRRGMPRGIGGLVDVVKSPMYATGVGLVVYGAKHLDRRMFRIREENVYKKVKGRMREWLEEIF, from the coding sequence ATGGCGAAGCAGAAGTCGGGGGAGATCATTGTCGGCCTCGACATCGGCACGACGAAGATTTGCGCCATCGTCGGTGAGCTGACCGACAGCGGTATCGACATCATCGGTATCGGGACGCATCCGTCGAAGGGGTTGCGCAAGGGCGTGGTGGTCAACATCGAGGCGACCGTCTCCTCCATCCGCCGCGCAATCGAAGAGGCGGAGCTGATGGCGGGCGCGGAGATTTCCCACGTCTACACGGGCATCGCCGGTGGCCACATCAAGGGTTTCAATTCCCAGGGCATCGTGGCGGTGAAGGACAAGGAGGTCCGGGAGGCGGACATCGCGCGCGTCATCGACGCGGCGAAGGCGGTGGCCATCCCCCTGGACCGGGAAGTCATCCACGTGCTGCCCCAGGAGTTCATCATCGATGACCAGGGCGGCATCAAGGAGCCCCTGGGAATGGCGGGCGTGCGCCTGGAGGCCAAGGTCCACATCGTCACGGGCGCCGTGTCCAGCGCGCAGAACATCGTCAAGTGCGCCAACCGCACGGGCCTGAATGTCTCCGACATCGTCCTGCAGCCCCTGGCGAGCGCCGAGGCGGTGCTGGGCGAGGACGAGAAGGAGCTGGGTGTGTGCCTCGTCGACATCGGCGGCGGCACCACGGACATCGCCATCTTCTCCGGCGGCTCCATCGTGCACACGGCGGTGATTGCGCTGGGCGGCAACAACCTCACCAGCGACATCGCCATCGGCCTGCGCACGCCCGCGCATGAGGCCGAGCGCATCAAGCAGAAGTACGGCTGCGCGCTGGCGTCGCTCATCAACAAGGACGACACCATCGAGGTCCCCAGCGTCGGGGGCCGTCAGCCGCGGGTGCTCGGCCGCCAGATTCTCTGCGAGATTCTGGAGCCGCGCGTGGAGGAGATCTTCCAGCTGGTCCACCGCGAAATCCAGAAGTGCGGCTACGAGGACCTGCTCGCTTCCGGCGTGGTGATTACGGGTGGCTCCACGCTGCTCGCGGGCATGCCGGAACTGGCCGAGGAGGTGCTCGGGTTGCCCGTGCGTCGCGGCATGCCGCGCGGCATCGGCGGGTTGGTGGACGTGGTGAAGAGCCCCATGTACGCCACGGGCGTGGGCCTGGTCGTCTACGGTGCCAAGCACCTGGACCGGCGCATGTTCCGCATCCGCGAGGAGAACGTGTACAAGAAGGTGAAGGGCCGCATGCGCGAGTGGCTCGAGGAAATCTTCTAG
- a CDS encoding cell division protein FtsQ/DivIB produces the protein MAFGRSKNRRRQDSAQRNEAVKSAVRSKGPGVVKVLALTLTTGLLVWGGVETRKWALSSPRFELAAVSFAGLERASRVELLRLAALTKGQNLWTLDTGALERAMRQHPWVKKVEVTRRFPNRVSVQVSEHVPEALAVLGELYVLDEEGEPFKRVTPGDGLDLPLVTGVDRDGYVADPDVARQRFQAALEVARAYTSASPGKPERLSEVRMEGREVTLVAASGQEVRLGEGDSEVKLQRLARVRRELSARGLAAEIIHLDNRARPGWVAVKISSPASERSGSTKP, from the coding sequence ATGGCCTTCGGACGAAGCAAAAACCGCCGCCGTCAAGACTCCGCCCAGCGAAATGAGGCGGTGAAGAGCGCGGTGCGTTCGAAGGGCCCGGGCGTCGTGAAGGTGCTGGCCCTGACGCTGACGACGGGCCTCTTGGTGTGGGGTGGGGTGGAGACGCGCAAGTGGGCGTTGTCGTCGCCCCGCTTCGAGCTGGCGGCGGTGTCCTTCGCCGGCCTGGAGCGCGCCTCGCGCGTGGAGCTCTTGCGGCTGGCGGCGCTGACGAAGGGTCAGAACCTCTGGACGTTGGATACGGGGGCGCTGGAGCGCGCGATGCGCCAGCACCCGTGGGTGAAGAAGGTGGAGGTGACGCGGCGCTTCCCGAACCGGGTCTCGGTGCAGGTGTCCGAGCATGTCCCGGAGGCGCTGGCGGTGTTGGGCGAGCTGTACGTGCTGGACGAGGAGGGCGAGCCCTTCAAGCGGGTGACGCCCGGCGACGGGCTGGACCTGCCGCTGGTGACGGGGGTGGACCGGGACGGATACGTGGCGGACCCCGACGTGGCGCGCCAGCGGTTCCAGGCGGCGCTGGAGGTGGCGCGGGCCTACACGAGCGCGTCCCCGGGCAAGCCCGAGCGGCTGTCCGAGGTGCGGATGGAAGGGCGGGAGGTGACACTGGTGGCCGCGTCCGGCCAGGAAGTGCGCCTAGGCGAAGGAGATTCCGAGGTCAAGCTGCAGCGGTTGGCCCGTGTTCGTCGCGAACTGAGCGCGAGGGGGCTTGCAGCGGAGATCATTCACCTGGATAACCGGGCCCGGCCCGGCTGGGTGGCGGTGAAGATTTCGAGCCCCGCGTCCGAGAGGAGCGGGAGCACGAAGCCGTAA